The Rhodoferax ferrireducens T118 DNA segment CCAGGCCCGCCACGGCGGACTCACCGGCGACGATGACCGGGTCACCGCCCTGCGGGCTGGCCAGCAGGCGCATGGTGTCCACGGCGGCGGCATCGGGGATGGTGCAAAAGGCGTTGGCACCGGTGGCCAGAATGTCCCAAGCCAGCAGCGAGACTTCGCCGCAGGCCAGGCCGGCCATCAGTGTGTCCAGGTCGCCCTTGACAGCGACCACGGCACCGGCGCGCGCGCTTTGTAGCAGGCAGTCGGCCCGCTCGGGCTCCACCACCACGAACACCGGGCGCTGCTCGGCGCTGCGTTCCCAGAAATAGGCGCAGACCGCCGCCGCAAAACCGCCGACGCCGGCTTGCACAAACACGTGCGTAGGCCACTGCGGCAGGGCGCTCACCGCCTCGTGCACCATCAACTGGTAGCCCTGCATCACGTCGCGGGGAATGTCCATGTAACCGGGGTAGGAGGTGTCAGAGATCACAAACCAGCCATTGGTTTTTGCGTCGCGGTCGGCCTGCTGCACCGAGTCGTCGTAATTGCCCGCGGTGCGCACCACCTGCGCGCCGTAGCGGGCAATCGCGTCCTTGCGCCCCTCGCTCACGGTGGCGTGGATGTAGATGACGCAGCGGCAGCCCAGCATCTGCGCGCCCCAGGCCACCGAGCGGCCATGGTTGCCGTCGGTGGCGCAGGTGACGGTGATGTCGCCGCAGGCCTGGCGCAGCGCGGGGTCACTCTGCAGATCGGCATGGCTCACCGGGCGGCCCAGGCGCTGGCCCAGCTCACGGCACAGCAGGCGCGCCACGGCATAGGCCCCGCCCAGCCCTTTGAAGCTGCCCAGGCCAAAGCGGGTAGCTTCGTCCTTGTAGTGGATGCTGGCCACGCCTGCCGTGCGGGCAAGCACAGGCAGCGAGCACAGGCGGGTCACGGTGTAACCCGGCCATGAAGTGATGACGGTCTGCGCTTGCGCCAGGGCGCTTGCGCTGAGTAGGGTGCTGCGATGTGCGCCATAGGGCTCGGCTTGCTGGAAGCGAGCATTGGGCAGCAGAGTGAACGGGTGTTTTGCAAGTTGTGGCATGGGCGTGCTTTGGTTTAAAGAGAGGGTTCCAGGTCGTCCAGTTGGGCATGGACTTGTTCGATGGCGGCCATGCGGGCGCGGGCTTTTTGGGGCAGGTGGGCCAGCGTGGCGGTGGCCAGGTAGTTGATGAGGCTGATGACTCCCACATAGGAGTCAAAAATGGCCTCACCCTGCGGCGGGCAGATGAACAGGGCCTGGGCGCGTGCCGCCAGCGTGGAGACACGCGCATCGCTGACCAGCACCAGCGCGGCACCGGCATCACAGGCAATGCCCACCACCTGGCTTAGACGGCGGGTGCGCCGGCGAAAGTCCATGGCCAGCAGCACGTCGCCGCGCTGGATTTCGGCCAGCAGCTCGGCATCTTCACCAGCGCCTTCGTTGAGCAGGTGGACTTCGGCGCGCACCTGCGACAGCAGCGCCCGCGCATAGGACGCGGTCATGTAGCCGTTGCGGTAACCGACCACCCAGACGCGACGCGCACCCGCCAGCAACTTGGCCGCCTGCTGCACGCTTTGATCGGTTACGGCGTCGGCCAGCGCCTGTAACTGCTGTGCATCCTGCGCAACGTGCTGCTGCAAGGGGTTGGCGCGCAGGCCTTGCTGCGCCACGCGACCCAAAGGCGAGGGCTGAGGAGCGCTCTTGCGCTGATGCTGGCGAAACGCCAGAAAGTCGGCAAAGCCCAGGCGCTTGAAGAAGCGCGCCGTGCTGGCCTTGGAGACACCGGCCAGCGCCGCCAGCTCGGTGGCGCTGTAGGCCAGCAGGTCTTTTTCATGGACCAGCACCACGTCGGCCAGCTTGCGGTCCACCAGGGACAGCGCCTCGTAGTGGGCCTGGATGCGCTCGCGCAGGGTGATGATCTGGGTCATGACAAGGCGACCGGTTGGTTTTGGTGCTGACTTCCCCAAAACGGGGCGTTTGCACCAAGTAGAAACACATTTTTCATGAATTAATGCTTGAGAAACAGATATTTCATATTGTCCACCATCTGTTTGCAAGGGCAATGCCAGGCCAAACAGGTGGCACACATCTTGCGCAAGGCTTGGCATGTCCCATTTATCCACTTATCTTGAACAGGAACCTTCCATGAAATTCAAACTGCTTTCTACATTGGCTGGTGTGTTTGCCAGCGCCGTTTTGTCTTTGGCCACACCGGCCCATGCGGCGGATGATTCGCTGAGTTCGATCCTGGCCAAGAAGTCCATCGCGCTGGGCGTGGCCTCCGACTTTCCGCCCTATGGCTACATGGGCCCGGACTTCAAACTCACCGGCGTGGACGTGGCCACGGCGCAGTTGATTGCCGACAAGCTGGGCGTGAAGGCCGAACTTGTGCCGGTGAGCACGCCCAACCGCATTCCCTACCTGCAGACCAAGAAGATCGACTTGATCGTCTCGGCCCTGGGCAAGAACCCCGAGCGCGAGAAGGTGATCGACTTCACCGTGGCCTACGCACCGTTCTTCCAGGCCGTGTTTGGCCCCAAGGCATTGAGCATCAAGAGCTTTGACGATCTGGCGGGCAAAAGCATTGCCGTGACCCGCGGCACCATTCAGGACGACGTGCTGCAAAAGGTGGCCCCGCCCACGCTCAAGATCCAGCGCTTTGAAGACGATGCCACCACCGTGGCCGCCTTCATCTCGCAACAAACCCAGTTGCTGGCCACCGGCGCGGCCGTGGCTGCCGCTGCCGTGCAGAAGAACCCGCAGGTGCAGGCCGAATACAAGCTGCTGCTGAAAGACTCGCCCAACTTCATCGGCGTGCGCAAGGGCGAAACCGCGCTGATGACCAAGGTGAACGAAATCCTGCTGGCGGCCAAGGCCGACGGTACGCTGGAGAAATACTCACAAAAATGGCTGGGCCGCGGTACCGGCGTGTTGCCTGAGTAAGTCGCAACAGCACGCGCACCACACTTTTGAGTCGCCATGATTGAATTCAACTTTGGCACCGTGCTGGCACAGTGGCCCATGCTCTTGCGCGGGTTGGGCCTGACGGTGACGCTGACCGCCTTCTCGGCGCTGCTGGGCACGCTGGCGGGCACGGCCTGTGCCTGGGCGCGTCTGCATGGCGGCCCGATGCTGAAACGGGTGGTGGGTGCCTACGTGGAACTGGTGCGCAACACGCCGTTCATCATCCAGCTGTTCTTCATCTTCTTTGGCCTGCCTTCGCTGGGGCTGCGGCTGTCGGTGGAAATGGCGAGCGTGCTGGCCATGGTGTTGAACCTGGGGGCCTATGCGTGCGAGATCGTGCGCGCCGGTTTGCAGACCACCCCCAGGGGCCAGTTGGAAGCGGCCATGAGCCTGGCGCTGACCCCGTGGCAAACCTTCTCGCGCGTGGTGTTGCCGCCAGCATTGGCGCGTATCTGGCCGGCGCTGGTGAGCCAGATCATCATCGTCATGTTGGGCTCGGCGGTGTGCGGGCAAATCTCGGCGGAAGAACTCTCGCAGGCGGCGAACCTGATTTCCAGCCGCACTTTCCGCAGTTTTGAGTCCTACATCATCGTGACCGGCATCTATCTGCTGCTGGCCATTGCGCTGCGGCAGTTGCTGTACTGGGTCGGTCCGCGCTTCATCTTTTCCAGCCGTTAACGGGGGCCACATGGTTCAGTTTTCTCTCTGGGACATCTTCACCTTTTTGCTGGGGGCGCTGCGCTGGACGGCGGCGCTCTCGCTGATTGCCTTCATTGGCGGTGGCCTGGTTGGCCTGGGCCTGCTCATGCTGCGCTTTGCCAAGCTGCGCGGCGCGGCCACGGCGGTAGCCTGGTATGTGCAAATCTTTCAGGGCACGCCGCTCTTGATGCAGCTCTTTCTGGTCTACTTTGGTCTAGCCCTGCTGGGCATGGACACCTCGCCATTGGTGGCGGCGGCGATTTGCCTCACCTTGTATGCCAGTGCCTACCTGACCGAAATCTGGCGCGGTTGCGTCAACGCCATTCCAAAAGGCCAGTGGGAAGCCTCCACCAGCCTGGCGCTGAACTTTACCCAGCAGATGCGCCATGTGATCCTGCCGCAGGCGCTGCACGTGGCGATTGCACCCACGGTGGGCTTTCTGGTGCAGATCATCAAGGGCACGGCGCTGGCCTCGGTGATCGGCTTTGTGGAGCTGACCAAGGCCGGGCAGATGATCTCCAACGCCACCTACCAACCGTTTCTGGCCTACATCTTTGTGGGTCTTCTGTACTTTGCCCTGTGCTACCCGCTGTCGTGGTGGAGCCAGCGGCTGGAAAACCGCCGTTTGGCCTGAGCTATGACTACATCACCGAATTCCCCGTTTGCGCTGGTTGACATTCGTGGCCTGCACAAGAGTTTTGGCGCCACCGAAGTGCTCAAGGGCATTGACCTGCAGGTGGGCCGCAAGGAAGTGGTCAGCATCATCGGCAAGAGCGGCTCGGGCAAGAGCACGCTATTGCGTTGTATCAACGGCCTGGAGACCTTTGAGCGTGGCACGCTGACCGTGGACGGCCAGGCCTTGCAACACGGCGATGCCAACGCCATGCGCGAGCTGCGCCAGCAGGTGGGCATGATTTTTCAGAGCTTCAACCTGTTCCCGCACCTGAGCGCCGGGCGCAACGTGATGCTGGCCCCGACCCTGGTCAAGGACTTGCCCAAGGAGGAGGCCAAAGCCCGCGCCCAAGCGCTGCTGGAGCGCGTGGGATTGGGCAGCCTGTTTGACCGCATGCCCGATCAACTCTCGGGCGGGCAGCAGCAGCGCGTGGCCATTGCCCGTGCGCTGGCCATGGCACCCACCGTGCTGCTGTGCGATGAAATTACGTCGGCGCTGGATCCGGAACTGGTGGGCGAAGTGCTGCAGGTGGTGGAGATGCTGGCCGTTGATGGCATGACCCTGATTCTGGTCACCCATGAGATGGCCTTTGCCCGCAAGGTCAGCGACCGCGTGGTGTTCATGCACCAGGGGCTGATCCACGAAGCGGGCACGCCGGACGAGATTTTTAACCGGCCGCAGACACCCGAGCTGCGGCAGTTTCTGTCGGCTTTACGCGACTGATCCCGAGAAGTGTCGGCTGCGACCGTGGATGCCAATCGAAAATTCATGCCATGGCAACTCCACCTTTGACTTTGGACCAACTTAACGCAGCCTCGCTGGACGACGCCCGCGCCATGGTCGCCGGCCTGTACGAGCACTCCCCCTGGATTGCCCGCGCGGCCCTGCAGCAGCGTCCCTTCCGGTCGCTGGCGCAGTTCAAATATGCGCTCTGCCAGGTGGCGACGAATGCCGGCAAGGACGCACAACTCGCACTTCTGCGCGCCCACCCTGAGCTGGCGGGCAGGGCCTTGGCGGACAAGAGCCTCACCGTCGAATCCACCCATGAGCCGAACAAGGCAGGTCTCACGCACTGCACGCCCGCTGAATTTGAAAAGATCCAGCAGCTCAACAGTGACTACAACGCCAGGTTTGGTTTTCCCTTTATTCTCGCGCTGCGTGGGCCGCGCGGTCTGGGGTTGCAAAAAGCCGAGATCATGGCCACCTTTGAGCGGCGACTGCAGAGTCACCCTGACCATGAGTTTCAGGAAGGCTTGCGAAATGTGCACCGCATGGCCGAGATTCGCCTCAACGACAGGTTCGGTAGGTCGATTGAGCGTGGCAATTTGGTATGGGACTGGCAGGAAGCCCTGGCGCAGTACAGCGACCCCGGCTACGCCGAACTGGGCCAGCTCACCGTCACCTACCTCACCGACGCCCACCGCGCCTGCGCACAGCGCATCAGCAACAACATGCGTGAGGCCGGATGCGACAAAGTGCATATCGACGCTGTAGGGAATGTGGTGGGGCGCTACAAGGGCACGGGCGCAAGCCCCAAGGCCCTGATGACCGGCAGTCACTATGACACCGTGCGCAATGGAGGTAAGTATGACGGACGCCTGGGTATCTTTGTGCCGCTGGCTTGCGTGCAAGGGCTTAAAAGAGCCAACAAGCGCCTGCCCTTCGATCTGGAAATCATTGCCTTTGCTGAAGAAGAGGGCCAGCGCTACAAAGCCACTTTTCTCGGCTCCGGCGCGCTCACCGGTGACTTCAAGCCCGATTGGCTCGATCAGGTGGATGCCGATGGCATCAGCATGCGCCAGGCCATGAAACAGGCGGGGCTCTGCATTGACGACATCCCCAAGCTCAAGCGCATTGCCTCTGACTACATGGGCTTTGTGGAAGTGCATATCGAGCAAGGGCCGGTGCTGAGCGAGTTGAACTTGCCGCTGGGCATCGTCACCTCTATCAACGCCAGCGTGCGCCATACCGGCGAAATGCTGGGCATGACCAGCCATGCTGGAACCACGCCAATGGACCGCCGCCGCGATGCGGCTGCAGGTGTCGCCGAGCTGATGCTCTACGTCGAAAGCCGTGCCGCTGCCGACAGCGATTCGGTGGGCACCGTAGGTATCCTGAATGTGCCTGGCGGCTCCATCAACGTGGTGCCCGGGCGCTGCCAGTTCTCGCTGGACTTGCGCGCACCCACCGATGCGCAACGCGATGCCATGGCCAGCGATGTGCTGGCAAGAATTGAGCAAATAGCCAAGGCACGCGGCCTGCATTACCACCTGACCGAGACCCTGCGTGCCAGCGCCGCCCCCAGCGCTCCCGCCTGGCAGCAACGCTGGGAAGCTGCGGTCGCAGCGCTGGGCCTGCCGCTGCACCGCATGCCCAGCGGCGCGGGCCATGACGCCATGAAGCTGCACGACCTTCTGCCCCAGGCCATGCTGTTTGTACGCGGTGAGAACGCAGGCATCAGCCACAACCCGCTGGAGTCCACCAGCAGCGACGACATGCAGCTTGCCGTGCAAGCGTTTGAACACCTTCTCAACTCTCTGGCGCAAGAGCTAAGCTGAGGCCTGTGCCTTCAGCCCTTTGCTTTTGACTGGAACACCCATGAACCACCACGAACAACTCGACGCCTGGATTGACACGCACTTTGACGAGCAGGTGAAGTTCCTGCAGCAACTCATTCAGGTTCCCACCGATACCCCTCCAGGCAACAACACACCACACGCCGAGCGCGCTGCCGACTTGCTGGACGCCATGGGACTGACAACCGAGCGCCACGCCGTTCCCCACGAGTTGGTCAAGGCCGCCGGTCTGCAAACCATTACCAATCTGGTCGTGCGCCGCCAATACGGCGTAGGTCGCACCATTGCGCTCAACGCCCACGGCGATGTAGTGCCTCCCGGTGAAGGCTGGGTGCACGGCCCCTACGGGGGTGAGATTGAAAACGGAAAAATTTACGGCCGCGCGGCGGCGGTGAGCAAGTGCGACTTCTCCACTTACGCCTTTGCCGTGCGTGCGCTGGAATCGCTGGGCATTGCCCTGCATGGCAATGTGGAGCTGCTGTTTACCTACGACGAAGAGTTTGGTGGTGAAGTGGGCCCGGCCTGGTTGCTGCAAAACAAGCTCACAAAGCCCGACCTGATGATTGCCGCGGGTTTCAGCTACCAAGTGGTGACTGCACACAACGGTTGCCTCCAAATGCAAGTCACGGTACACGGCAAGATGGCGCACGCGGCCATTCCCGAAACCGGCATTGACGCGCTGCAAGGTGCCAACAAGATCCTGACCGCGCTGTATGCGCAAAACACGCTGTATGAGCAGATCACTTCAAACGTGGCAGGTATCAAGCACCCCTACCTGAACGTCGGCAGCATTGAAGGCGGCACGAACACCAATGTGGTGCCCGCACGTGTGACTCTCAAGCTCGACCGCCGCATGATCCCCGAGGAAACCCCGGCAGAAGTGGAAGCCAATATTCGCCAGGTAATTGCCGATGCCGCAGCGCTAACCCCAGGCATTACCGTGGAGGTAAAGCGCATTCTGCTGGCCAATGCATTGAAGCCGCTGCCGGGAAACAAGCCGCTGGTGCAAGTCCTGCAAAAGCATGCCAGCGAGGTGTTTGGCGAAACCATCCCCGTGCTGGGCACGCCGCTCTATACCGATGTGCGGATCTTCTGCGAGGCTGGCATTCCCGGCGTCATTTATGGCGCCGGCCCGCGCACGGTGCTGGAATCCAACGCCAAGCGTGCCGATGAAAACCTCGATTTGCAGGACCTGCGCCGCGCCACCAAGGTCATCGCACGCAGCCTGCTGGATTTGCTGAGCTAAGCGCTTGAAGACCCCTCTTATGAGAAATGATCGACCCCTCCACTCCCAAACGCAGCCAAAATACCGCAGACCAGGATGCCTGTGATGTTTTAATTGCGAATCTGCCTTCTTGTTTCGATTGGCTGACAATCCTTGCCTATGCTGCGCTATCTGACCGTCCCCGTGACGCCCTATCAACAAAACTGCTCGCTGCTGTGGTGCGACCAGACGATGAAGACCGCCGTACTTGATCCCGGTGGGGATCTGGAACGGGTGTTGGCACAAGTCGCGCGCGCAGGCCTGGTTCTTGACCAGATCTGGCTGACGCATGGGCACATCGACCATGCAGGAGGAGCCGCGGAGCTGGCGCTCAGGTTTGGCCTGCCCATCATCGGGCCGCATCAAGCGGATCAGTTCTTGATCGATGGCTTGGCGCTACAGGGAAAAATGTTCGGCTTTGCGCATGTTCAGACTTTCACGCCAACTCGTTGGCTCAACGATGGTGATACGGTCAAGCTGGGTCATAGCACCCTGACGGTGCGGCATTGTCCGGGCCACACGCCGGGGCATGTGGTGTTCTATTCGAGTGAAGCCAATCGCGCCTTTGTCGGGGATGTATTGTTTGCGGGCTCGATCGGCCGTACGGACTTGCCCCAAGGCGACCATGACACCCTGATCGCCAGTATCACGCAGCGTCTGTGGCCCATGGGTAATGACACTGTATTTGTTCCAGGCCATGGACCCGAGAGCACCTTCGGGATTGAGCGGCGCAGCAACCCCTACGTGCGGGACACATAAGCCTGCGTTCCTCCTTTTGGCAAGGGAATTTCAACGTCGAGTTGGCAGAGGGAGCCGTCGTT contains these protein-coding regions:
- a CDS encoding diaminopropionate ammonia-lyase, yielding MPQLAKHPFTLLPNARFQQAEPYGAHRSTLLSASALAQAQTVITSWPGYTVTRLCSLPVLARTAGVASIHYKDEATRFGLGSFKGLGGAYAVARLLCRELGQRLGRPVSHADLQSDPALRQACGDITVTCATDGNHGRSVAWGAQMLGCRCVIYIHATVSEGRKDAIARYGAQVVRTAGNYDDSVQQADRDAKTNGWFVISDTSYPGYMDIPRDVMQGYQLMVHEAVSALPQWPTHVFVQAGVGGFAAAVCAYFWERSAEQRPVFVVVEPERADCLLQSARAGAVVAVKGDLDTLMAGLACGEVSLLAWDILATGANAFCTIPDAAAVDTMRLLASPQGGDPVIVAGESAVAGLAAALLAAHDSTARASLGLGVESRVLLFGSEGDTDPALYQQLVGRSAAQVLQDGASV
- a CDS encoding MurR/RpiR family transcriptional regulator, giving the protein MTQIITLRERIQAHYEALSLVDRKLADVVLVHEKDLLAYSATELAALAGVSKASTARFFKRLGFADFLAFRQHQRKSAPQPSPLGRVAQQGLRANPLQQHVAQDAQQLQALADAVTDQSVQQAAKLLAGARRVWVVGYRNGYMTASYARALLSQVRAEVHLLNEGAGEDAELLAEIQRGDVLLAMDFRRRTRRLSQVVGIACDAGAALVLVSDARVSTLAARAQALFICPPQGEAIFDSYVGVISLINYLATATLAHLPQKARARMAAIEQVHAQLDDLEPSL
- a CDS encoding transporter substrate-binding domain-containing protein → MKFKLLSTLAGVFASAVLSLATPAHAADDSLSSILAKKSIALGVASDFPPYGYMGPDFKLTGVDVATAQLIADKLGVKAELVPVSTPNRIPYLQTKKIDLIVSALGKNPEREKVIDFTVAYAPFFQAVFGPKALSIKSFDDLAGKSIAVTRGTIQDDVLQKVAPPTLKIQRFEDDATTVAAFISQQTQLLATGAAVAAAAVQKNPQVQAEYKLLLKDSPNFIGVRKGETALMTKVNEILLAAKADGTLEKYSQKWLGRGTGVLPE
- a CDS encoding amino acid ABC transporter permease, which codes for MIEFNFGTVLAQWPMLLRGLGLTVTLTAFSALLGTLAGTACAWARLHGGPMLKRVVGAYVELVRNTPFIIQLFFIFFGLPSLGLRLSVEMASVLAMVLNLGAYACEIVRAGLQTTPRGQLEAAMSLALTPWQTFSRVVLPPALARIWPALVSQIIIVMLGSAVCGQISAEELSQAANLISSRTFRSFESYIIVTGIYLLLAIALRQLLYWVGPRFIFSSR
- a CDS encoding amino acid ABC transporter permease; translation: MVQFSLWDIFTFLLGALRWTAALSLIAFIGGGLVGLGLLMLRFAKLRGAATAVAWYVQIFQGTPLLMQLFLVYFGLALLGMDTSPLVAAAICLTLYASAYLTEIWRGCVNAIPKGQWEASTSLALNFTQQMRHVILPQALHVAIAPTVGFLVQIIKGTALASVIGFVELTKAGQMISNATYQPFLAYIFVGLLYFALCYPLSWWSQRLENRRLA
- a CDS encoding amino acid ABC transporter ATP-binding protein, whose amino-acid sequence is MTTSPNSPFALVDIRGLHKSFGATEVLKGIDLQVGRKEVVSIIGKSGSGKSTLLRCINGLETFERGTLTVDGQALQHGDANAMRELRQQVGMIFQSFNLFPHLSAGRNVMLAPTLVKDLPKEEAKARAQALLERVGLGSLFDRMPDQLSGGQQQRVAIARALAMAPTVLLCDEITSALDPELVGEVLQVVEMLAVDGMTLILVTHEMAFARKVSDRVVFMHQGLIHEAGTPDEIFNRPQTPELRQFLSALRD
- the uraD gene encoding 2-oxo-4-hydroxy-4-carboxy-5-ureidoimidazoline decarboxylase; its protein translation is MATPPLTLDQLNAASLDDARAMVAGLYEHSPWIARAALQQRPFRSLAQFKYALCQVATNAGKDAQLALLRAHPELAGRALADKSLTVESTHEPNKAGLTHCTPAEFEKIQQLNSDYNARFGFPFILALRGPRGLGLQKAEIMATFERRLQSHPDHEFQEGLRNVHRMAEIRLNDRFGRSIERGNLVWDWQEALAQYSDPGYAELGQLTVTYLTDAHRACAQRISNNMREAGCDKVHIDAVGNVVGRYKGTGASPKALMTGSHYDTVRNGGKYDGRLGIFVPLACVQGLKRANKRLPFDLEIIAFAEEEGQRYKATFLGSGALTGDFKPDWLDQVDADGISMRQAMKQAGLCIDDIPKLKRIASDYMGFVEVHIEQGPVLSELNLPLGIVTSINASVRHTGEMLGMTSHAGTTPMDRRRDAAAGVAELMLYVESRAAADSDSVGTVGILNVPGGSINVVPGRCQFSLDLRAPTDAQRDAMASDVLARIEQIAKARGLHYHLTETLRASAAPSAPAWQQRWEAAVAALGLPLHRMPSGAGHDAMKLHDLLPQAMLFVRGENAGISHNPLESTSSDDMQLAVQAFEHLLNSLAQELS
- a CDS encoding M20 family metallopeptidase, producing the protein MNHHEQLDAWIDTHFDEQVKFLQQLIQVPTDTPPGNNTPHAERAADLLDAMGLTTERHAVPHELVKAAGLQTITNLVVRRQYGVGRTIALNAHGDVVPPGEGWVHGPYGGEIENGKIYGRAAAVSKCDFSTYAFAVRALESLGIALHGNVELLFTYDEEFGGEVGPAWLLQNKLTKPDLMIAAGFSYQVVTAHNGCLQMQVTVHGKMAHAAIPETGIDALQGANKILTALYAQNTLYEQITSNVAGIKHPYLNVGSIEGGTNTNVVPARVTLKLDRRMIPEETPAEVEANIRQVIADAAALTPGITVEVKRILLANALKPLPGNKPLVQVLQKHASEVFGETIPVLGTPLYTDVRIFCEAGIPGVIYGAGPRTVLESNAKRADENLDLQDLRRATKVIARSLLDLLS
- a CDS encoding MBL fold metallo-hydrolase: MLRYLTVPVTPYQQNCSLLWCDQTMKTAVLDPGGDLERVLAQVARAGLVLDQIWLTHGHIDHAGGAAELALRFGLPIIGPHQADQFLIDGLALQGKMFGFAHVQTFTPTRWLNDGDTVKLGHSTLTVRHCPGHTPGHVVFYSSEANRAFVGDVLFAGSIGRTDLPQGDHDTLIASITQRLWPMGNDTVFVPGHGPESTFGIERRSNPYVRDT